Proteins from a genomic interval of Meiothermus sp.:
- a CDS encoding site-2 protease family protein: protein MFAKTIRLPFRLLGIPISLDLSFLIVLPLFAFLIGSQLPVYLRLLQISAPPELLQGPIPYLLGLLAALGLFLSVLVHELGHALTARAYGVQTREITLWLLGGVAQLEQIPRTRGAEAVIAIAGPIVSVLLSGLFTLLRSIAPPAAEGQFLLGYLSLINLSLALFNLLPALPLDGGRILRSLLALYKPYLEATRTVVAVSKVMAFALGLLGLLIGNLFMLLIAFFVFMAASAEAEQTVLSRTLEGLWVRDLMTREVSTVSPALTVAELLEKMMLERHVGYPVVEEGRLLGLIGLEDLHGASPQTRVLERMRPPLQVNEDTEALAALQRMAEQGFSRLLVTDEQGNLVGILSKTDLLRALQLRAAQISLSAHSNPHTGRA, encoded by the coding sequence ATGTTCGCCAAAACCATCCGCCTGCCCTTCCGGCTCCTGGGCATTCCCATCTCGCTCGACCTGAGCTTTCTGATTGTGCTGCCCCTTTTTGCCTTTCTGATCGGCAGTCAGCTTCCGGTCTATCTGCGACTGCTACAAATTAGCGCCCCTCCGGAACTTTTGCAGGGCCCCATCCCATATCTGCTGGGATTGCTGGCGGCTTTGGGCCTTTTTCTGAGCGTGCTCGTTCACGAGCTGGGGCACGCCCTCACGGCGCGGGCCTATGGCGTACAAACCCGCGAGATTACCCTGTGGCTCCTGGGTGGGGTGGCCCAGCTCGAGCAGATCCCCCGCACCCGCGGGGCCGAGGCCGTCATCGCCATTGCCGGCCCCATCGTGAGCGTGCTGCTTTCGGGCCTGTTTACCCTTCTGCGCAGCATCGCACCCCCCGCTGCCGAAGGGCAGTTTTTGCTGGGCTACCTGAGCCTGATTAACCTGAGCCTGGCCCTCTTCAACCTGCTACCGGCCCTGCCCCTCGACGGTGGACGCATCCTGCGCAGCCTGCTGGCCCTGTACAAACCCTACCTCGAGGCCACCCGCACCGTCGTCGCGGTCAGTAAAGTGATGGCCTTTGCCCTGGGCCTGCTGGGCCTGCTCATCGGCAACCTCTTCATGCTCCTGATCGCCTTTTTCGTCTTTATGGCGGCCAGCGCCGAGGCCGAGCAAACCGTGCTCAGTCGCACCCTCGAGGGCCTCTGGGTGCGCGATCTGATGACCCGCGAGGTAAGCACCGTGTCGCCCGCCCTGACCGTGGCCGAACTCCTGGAAAAGATGATGCTCGAGCGGCACGTGGGCTACCCGGTGGTGGAAGAAGGACGGCTCCTGGGCCTGATTGGCCTGGAAGACCTGCACGGGGCCTCGCCCCAGACCCGGGTGCTCGAGCGGATGCGCCCCCCTTTGCAGGTAAACGAGGACACCGAGGCCCTCGCCGCCTTGCAGCGCATGGCCGAACAGGGATTCTCGAGGCTCCTGGTTACAGATGAGCAGGGTAATTTGGTTGGCATCCTGAGCAAAACCGACCTGCTGCGGGCCTTGCAACTCCGTGCTGCACAGATAAGTTTGTCTGCCCACTCCAACCCGCACACCGGGAGGGCTTGA
- the rsmI gene encoding 16S rRNA (cytidine(1402)-2'-O)-methyltransferase, with product MRLSLVPTPIGNLEDITLRALRVLREAEVVACEDTRRTGILLKHFGISKPMVRLDQHTVGQARQLLEGYERVAYVTDAGTPGISDPGAELVALALKEGWQLEVLPGPTALIPALVASGLPTARFAFEGFLPQKRSERRARLAQVAGRTVVLYEAPHRLRETLQDLLQIYGPEHPVAVARELSKLHEEVWRGRLADALEHFKEPRGEFVLVLGPKAEPTEAPGQEAEAVLEHLKAQGLKGKALVKALTEAGVPRNRAYELAHKPDAP from the coding sequence ATGCGCCTGAGCCTGGTACCCACCCCCATCGGCAACCTCGAGGACATCACCCTGCGGGCTTTGCGGGTGCTCAGGGAGGCCGAGGTGGTGGCCTGCGAGGACACCCGGCGCACCGGCATTCTGCTCAAACACTTTGGCATCTCCAAGCCGATGGTGCGCCTCGACCAGCACACCGTGGGCCAGGCCCGGCAGCTTTTGGAGGGGTACGAACGGGTGGCCTACGTGACCGATGCTGGTACCCCCGGTATCTCCGACCCCGGCGCCGAACTGGTGGCCTTGGCCCTAAAAGAAGGCTGGCAGCTCGAGGTGCTGCCCGGCCCCACCGCGCTAATTCCGGCCCTGGTGGCCTCGGGCCTGCCAACTGCCCGCTTCGCCTTCGAGGGATTCCTGCCTCAGAAGCGCTCGGAACGGCGGGCCCGCTTGGCGCAGGTGGCCGGCCGTACCGTGGTGCTCTACGAGGCTCCCCACCGCCTGCGCGAGACCCTGCAGGATCTGCTACAAATCTACGGCCCCGAGCACCCAGTGGCGGTGGCGCGGGAGCTTTCCAAGCTGCACGAGGAAGTCTGGCGGGGCAGGCTGGCCGACGCGCTGGAACACTTCAAAGAACCCAGGGGTGAGTTTGTGCTGGTGCTGGGCCCCAAAGCGGAGCCTACAGAAGCCCCTGGGCAAGAAGCAGAAGCAGTGCTCGAGCATCTCAAAGCCCAGGGCCTGAAAGGCAAAGCCCTGGTCAAAGCCCTGACCGAGGCCGGGGTTCCCCGCAACCGGGCCTACGAACTCGCTCATAAGCCGGATGCGCCCTAA
- the pfkA gene encoding 6-phosphofructokinase — translation MKRIAVFTSGGDAPGMNAAIRAVVRSGVAHGLEVIGIRSGYQGMIEGDFVPMGPRDVANTLQRGGTILLTARSKEFMTPEGRARAAENLKRAGIDGVIAIGGNGTYAGAAKLLAEHHIPVVGAPGTIDNDLYGTDYTIGFDTAVNTALEAIDRIRDTAASHSRVFFIEVMGRHAGFIALEVGIAGGAEVIVIPEIPTDAQACAEVINKSAEKGKRSSIVVVAEGGYEGGAEQLARDVRQYSGFDARVTVLGHIQRGGSPTAKDRVLASRLGAACVEALLSGASGVAIGEVNDEIRLTPFKEAIEKRKDINHKKYELAKVLAL, via the coding sequence ATGAAGCGAATAGCAGTTTTTACCAGTGGAGGCGACGCGCCTGGCATGAACGCGGCCATTCGGGCGGTGGTGCGTTCGGGTGTGGCCCACGGCCTCGAGGTCATCGGCATTCGGAGCGGCTACCAGGGCATGATCGAGGGCGACTTTGTGCCGATGGGACCCCGCGACGTGGCCAATACCTTGCAGCGGGGGGGTACCATTCTGCTCACCGCCCGCAGCAAAGAGTTTATGACCCCCGAAGGCCGGGCCAGAGCGGCTGAGAATCTGAAGAGGGCCGGCATAGACGGGGTCATCGCTATTGGGGGCAACGGCACCTATGCCGGCGCGGCGAAGCTGTTGGCCGAACACCACATTCCGGTGGTGGGCGCGCCCGGCACTATTGACAACGACCTCTACGGCACCGATTACACCATTGGCTTCGATACGGCGGTGAACACCGCGCTAGAAGCCATTGACCGCATCCGCGATACCGCAGCCAGCCACTCGAGGGTCTTCTTTATCGAGGTGATGGGCCGCCATGCGGGTTTTATTGCGCTCGAGGTGGGCATTGCTGGGGGGGCCGAGGTGATCGTGATTCCCGAGATACCCACCGACGCCCAGGCCTGTGCCGAGGTTATAAATAAATCGGCGGAGAAGGGCAAACGCTCTTCCATTGTGGTGGTGGCTGAGGGGGGCTACGAGGGCGGCGCCGAACAACTGGCCAGGGACGTGCGGCAGTACTCGGGCTTCGACGCGCGGGTGACGGTGCTGGGCCATATCCAACGGGGCGGCAGCCCTACCGCCAAAGACCGGGTGCTGGCGAGCCGCCTGGGGGCTGCCTGCGTAGAAGCCTTGCTAAGCGGGGCCAGCGGGGTTGCGATTGGCGAAGTTAACGATGAAATCCGCCTCACCCCTTTCAAGGAAGCCATCGAGAAGCGTAAGGATATCAACCACAAGAAATACGAGCTGGCTAAAGTGCTGGCTTTATGA
- a CDS encoding IS5 family transposase (programmed frameshift), whose translation MELRQSRYPSDLTDQEWAILAPLMPQPSAAPHRPRENPWREILNGIFYITRAGCAWRMMPYDLPHWKTVYHYFRLWRKSGFLEQIHTTLREKTRRKAGRLPEPSAGILDSQSVKTSGKRGVRGYDAGKKVKGRKRHLLVDTQGLVLGVKVLPAHLTDAEGGREVLEGARGLSKRLSHLFVDGGYKRRFEEWVRRTLGWTVEVVRRPDANFRGIWWPKDQPLPEDLEEEVRKRTRGHRGFVVIPRRWVVERTFAWLSFNRRLNRDYELLPESSETFIHTAMIRLMVRRLAS comes from the exons ATGGAACTCAGACAAAGCCGCTACCCCAGCGATCTGACCGACCAGGAGTGGGCTATTCTGGCACCCCTGATGCCCCAGCCCTCCGCCGCCCCCCATCGCCCCCGGGAGAATCCCTGGCGGGAAATCCTGAACGGCATCTTCTACATCACCCGCGCCGGCTGCGCCTGGCGCATGATGCCTTATGACCTGCCCCACTGGAAAACCGTCTATCACTACTTCCGTTTGTGGCGCAAATCGGGTTTTCTGGAACAGATACATACCACCCTGCGCGAGAAAACCCGCCGTAAAGCAGGACGCCTGCCCGAACCCAGCGCGGGGATTCTGGATAGCCAGAGCGTGAAGACCTCGG GGAAAAGGGGGGTCAGGGGGTATGACGCGGGCAAGAAGGTAAAGGGGCGCAAACGACATCTCTTGGTGGATACCCAGGGGCTGGTGCTGGGAGTCAAGGTGCTGCCCGCCCACCTCACGGATGCGGAGGGGGGGCGAGAGGTGCTGGAGGGGGCCAGGGGGCTGTCGAAGCGGTTGTCGCATCTGTTTGTGGATGGGGGGTACAAGCGCAGGTTTGAGGAATGGGTTCGGCGCACCTTGGGCTGGACGGTGGAGGTGGTGCGCAGGCCGGATGCCAACTTCCGGGGTATTTGGTGGCCTAAAGACCAGCCTCTTCCGGAGGACTTGGAGGAGGAAGTGCGGAAGAGGACGCGGGGGCATCGGGGGTTTGTGGTGATTCCCCGCAGATGGGTGGTGGAGCGGACGTTTGCCTGGCTGAGCTTCAATCGGAGGCTGAACCGGGACTATGAGCTTCTGCCCGAGAGCTCAGAGACCTTCATCCACACAGCGATGATTCGGCTTATGGTCAGAAGATTGGCCTCCTAG
- the msrA gene encoding peptide-methionine (S)-S-oxide reductase MsrA, whose translation MQTLEVATLGGGCFWCLEAVFDELKGVVDVVSGYSGGHVPNPTYEQVCSKQTGHAEVVQITFDPSVISYREVLEVFFTIHDPTTPNRQGNDVGPQYRSVIFYHSPEQQAVAQEVIQALTQARVWENPIVTELVPFERFYPAEDYHQEYFKRNPYQPYCTVVVGPKVAKFRKQYFDRLKRAV comes from the coding sequence ATGCAGACTTTAGAAGTCGCCACCCTGGGCGGTGGGTGTTTTTGGTGCCTTGAAGCCGTTTTCGACGAGCTAAAAGGTGTGGTGGATGTGGTTTCGGGGTATTCGGGGGGGCATGTGCCCAACCCCACCTACGAGCAGGTGTGCAGTAAGCAGACCGGCCACGCCGAGGTGGTGCAGATTACCTTCGACCCCAGCGTCATCTCGTACCGGGAGGTGCTCGAGGTCTTCTTCACCATCCACGACCCCACCACGCCCAACCGCCAGGGCAACGATGTGGGGCCGCAGTACCGCTCGGTGATTTTCTATCATTCCCCGGAGCAGCAGGCCGTGGCCCAGGAGGTCATACAGGCCCTGACCCAGGCCAGGGTGTGGGAAAACCCCATCGTGACCGAGCTGGTGCCGTTTGAGCGGTTTTACCCCGCCGAGGACTACCACCAGGAATACTTCAAACGCAACCCCTACCAGCCCTACTGTACGGTGGTGGTGGGCCCCAAAGTGGCCAAGTTTCGTAAGCAGTACTTCGATCGGCTCAAGCGCGCGGTTTGA
- a CDS encoding viroplasmin family protein codes for MARAAKNQNKHYVVWKGRKTGIFSSWPEAEAQVKGFVGAEYKSFENLDEARQAFAGRYQDYLGKRATQKRLLEAPPPITPSYCVDAACSGNPGLLEYRCVETASGKEIFRRGPFAQGTNNVGEFLAIVEALMLCKEKGQTWPIYSDSINAIAWVKAKKARTNLVRTEQNAELFERIAQAEAWLRSHTYPNPILKWQTDSWGENPADFGRK; via the coding sequence ATGGCTCGAGCAGCAAAGAATCAAAACAAGCATTACGTGGTCTGGAAGGGCCGAAAGACCGGTATATTCTCCTCCTGGCCCGAAGCCGAGGCGCAGGTCAAGGGGTTTGTGGGAGCCGAGTACAAATCTTTTGAAAACCTGGATGAGGCCCGCCAGGCCTTTGCAGGCAGATACCAGGACTACCTGGGCAAGAGAGCCACGCAGAAGCGGCTACTAGAAGCCCCTCCGCCGATTACCCCCAGCTACTGTGTGGACGCAGCCTGCAGTGGCAATCCGGGGCTGCTGGAGTACCGCTGTGTGGAGACCGCTTCGGGCAAGGAGATTTTTCGCCGGGGGCCCTTTGCCCAGGGCACCAACAACGTGGGCGAGTTTTTGGCGATTGTCGAGGCCCTGATGCTGTGCAAGGAGAAGGGCCAGACCTGGCCCATCTACTCCGACTCGATTAACGCGATTGCCTGGGTAAAGGCAAAAAAAGCCCGTACCAACCTGGTGCGCACCGAGCAAAACGCCGAGTTGTTCGAGCGCATAGCCCAGGCCGAGGCCTGGCTACGCTCCCATACCTACCCCAACCCAATTCTCAAATGGCAGACCGATAGCTGGGGAGAAAACCCGGCAGATTTTGGAAGGAAATAG
- the pheS gene encoding phenylalanine--tRNA ligase subunit alpha, with translation MDIAAALEEIGNAPNLESLQSLKVQYLGKNGRVTQEMKTLGQLPPEERKEKGRVLNEWKRALEEALEVREAQLKEQALQARLEQEALDVSLPGYAFPSGGLHITSLIMQELVNIFRRLGFSVVEGPEVESEFFNFDALNMPEWHPARDMQDTFWVEFNRAASASKEAFNIQGPFGEDVTDLGGAVLRTHTSGMQIRYMIQHTPPFRIVVPGRVFRYEQTDASHEAMFHQLEGLVVGPSITMADLKGAISELARGLFGKEGKARFQPTFFPFVEPGVQFAMWWPERQKWLELGGAGMVHPYLFKAVDDYRERQGLPRAYQGMTGWAFGMGVERLALLRYGIPDIRYFYQNRLSFLRQFRG, from the coding sequence ATGGATATTGCAGCAGCGCTAGAAGAAATCGGCAATGCGCCCAATTTGGAGAGCCTACAAAGCTTGAAGGTGCAGTACCTGGGCAAAAACGGCCGGGTGACCCAGGAGATGAAAACCCTGGGCCAGCTCCCACCCGAGGAACGCAAGGAAAAGGGCCGGGTGCTGAATGAGTGGAAGCGGGCCCTCGAGGAGGCGCTGGAGGTGCGCGAAGCCCAGCTAAAGGAACAGGCCCTGCAGGCCCGGCTCGAGCAGGAAGCCCTGGATGTCTCGCTGCCGGGCTACGCTTTTCCTTCAGGGGGGCTGCACATCACCAGCCTGATTATGCAAGAGCTGGTCAACATCTTTCGCAGGCTGGGTTTCAGCGTGGTGGAAGGCCCCGAGGTGGAGAGCGAGTTCTTCAACTTCGACGCCCTGAACATGCCTGAGTGGCACCCTGCGCGGGACATGCAGGACACTTTCTGGGTTGAGTTCAATCGTGCGGCGTCCGCTTCCAAAGAAGCGTTTAACATTCAGGGGCCTTTTGGCGAGGATGTGACCGATCTGGGCGGGGCGGTGCTGCGCACCCATACCTCGGGCATGCAGATCCGCTACATGATCCAGCACACCCCGCCGTTCAGAATTGTGGTGCCGGGTCGGGTGTTCCGCTACGAACAGACCGACGCCTCGCACGAGGCCATGTTCCACCAGCTCGAGGGCCTGGTGGTGGGGCCCAGCATCACCATGGCCGATCTCAAAGGAGCCATCAGCGAGCTGGCCCGGGGGCTTTTTGGCAAGGAGGGCAAGGCCCGCTTCCAGCCCACCTTTTTCCCTTTTGTGGAGCCAGGGGTGCAGTTTGCCATGTGGTGGCCTGAGCGTCAGAAGTGGCTCGAGCTGGGCGGGGCGGGCATGGTGCACCCCTACCTGTTCAAAGCGGTGGACGACTACCGCGAGCGGCAGGGCCTGCCCAGGGCCTACCAGGGCATGACCGGCTGGGCTTTCGGGATGGGGGTCGAGCGGCTGGCCTTGCTGCGCTACGGTATCCCCGATATCCGCTACTTTTACCAGAACCGACTGAGCTTTTTGCGGCAGTTTAGAGGCTAG
- the pheT gene encoding phenylalanine--tRNA ligase subunit beta, protein MKIVYSWLKEFLPDAPSSERLEELLAGLGLETESITRLAPPPSGVVFGRVLQVEPLEGKEVRRLVVDIGQEVQVISGAPNAKVGMGVALALPGTLLPDGSELRVRTIAGLESYGMALSPKELGVGDYAGGLLEFAPEALPPGTPLAEAWGPDEVIEVEITPNRPDWLSVYGVARDLAALGLSLVRPSPKPQTMPLPLPFGVWIEDPEGCDRFTLSYAQGVRVGPSPLWVQRRLYAAGMRPISNVVDATNYAMLELGNPMHAYDAAFIREGLVVRRAQKGEKLVTLDGQERTLDERDLLIAVKDGPQTRPAGLAGVMGGLEDEIRETTSAVALEVAHFDPVRVRRTARRLGLKTEASYRFERGVDKDGQLLAADRFMELLQAWGGPGVQVAQDRLDLNHTRPHPPIAFRPAYTSRLVGLEYPETTQAEVLRRLGCTVEPTDQAGVWAVTPPSHRVDLNIEEDLIEEVARIVGYEQIPTTLPSFFPHPDNLGVEAPYEANERLKQVMAGLGFQEVLNYSWSSPEECTLMRAPAPTVFMQNPQTPDRTALRTALYPGLLKNLQTALTQGEEGPFLLFEVGKVFRQVESLHLAALLCGDPVPGLWQKGLEGSFFALKGLLEAAAHNLGSRVRVEKETVPYLHPGISGAVWWNEQKVGQIGALHPAIAAALELPQVFLFELTLPLSKGSGGFVDIAKYPASMRDLAVVVPDATPYAEVERLIRAGAGEYLEKLELFDVYRGKPLEQGQKSLAFHLTFRHPERTLTDPETDGFMQNIIAALEQKGFAIRR, encoded by the coding sequence ATGAAAATTGTCTATAGCTGGCTCAAGGAATTTCTACCCGATGCGCCCAGCAGCGAGCGCCTGGAAGAGCTTCTGGCCGGACTGGGCCTCGAGACCGAGTCCATCACCCGGCTGGCCCCACCGCCCAGCGGGGTGGTGTTTGGCCGGGTGCTGCAGGTCGAGCCCCTCGAGGGCAAGGAGGTGCGCCGGCTTGTGGTGGACATTGGGCAGGAGGTGCAGGTGATCTCCGGTGCGCCCAACGCCAAAGTGGGCATGGGGGTGGCCCTGGCCCTGCCGGGTACGCTGCTGCCCGATGGGAGTGAGCTGCGGGTGCGCACCATCGCCGGCCTCGAGTCCTACGGTATGGCCCTTTCGCCCAAGGAGCTGGGGGTGGGCGATTATGCCGGGGGGTTGCTCGAGTTTGCGCCCGAGGCCCTGCCGCCCGGTACCCCCCTGGCCGAGGCCTGGGGCCCCGACGAGGTGATCGAGGTCGAGATCACCCCCAACCGCCCCGACTGGCTCTCGGTCTACGGGGTGGCCCGCGACCTGGCCGCCCTGGGCCTGAGCCTGGTGCGGCCTAGCCCCAAGCCCCAGACCATGCCCCTACCACTGCCGTTTGGAGTCTGGATCGAAGACCCCGAGGGCTGCGACCGCTTTACCCTGTCCTATGCGCAGGGGGTGCGGGTGGGGCCCAGCCCGCTCTGGGTGCAGCGCCGCCTGTATGCCGCAGGGATGCGGCCCATCTCCAACGTAGTAGACGCTACCAACTACGCCATGCTCGAGCTGGGCAACCCCATGCACGCCTACGACGCCGCCTTCATTCGGGAGGGCCTGGTGGTGCGCCGGGCTCAGAAGGGCGAAAAACTGGTCACCCTGGACGGGCAGGAGCGCACCCTGGACGAGCGCGACCTGCTAATTGCGGTCAAGGACGGCCCACAGACCCGCCCCGCCGGGTTGGCTGGGGTGATGGGGGGTCTCGAGGACGAGATCCGCGAAACCACCAGCGCGGTGGCCCTCGAGGTGGCCCACTTCGACCCGGTGCGGGTGCGCCGCACCGCCCGGCGGCTGGGCCTCAAGACCGAGGCCTCCTACCGCTTTGAGCGCGGGGTGGACAAAGACGGGCAGCTTTTAGCCGCCGATCGCTTTATGGAGCTTTTGCAGGCCTGGGGCGGCCCTGGGGTGCAGGTGGCTCAGGATCGGCTCGACCTCAACCACACCCGGCCCCACCCGCCCATCGCCTTCCGGCCCGCCTACACCTCGAGGCTGGTCGGGCTCGAGTACCCCGAGACCACCCAGGCCGAGGTGCTCCGCCGCCTGGGCTGCACTGTGGAGCCCACCGATCAGGCCGGCGTCTGGGCTGTGACCCCGCCCAGCCACCGCGTAGACCTGAACATCGAGGAAGACCTGATAGAGGAGGTGGCCCGCATTGTGGGCTACGAGCAGATTCCCACCACCCTGCCCAGCTTCTTCCCACACCCCGACAACCTGGGTGTGGAGGCCCCCTACGAGGCCAACGAGCGGCTCAAGCAGGTGATGGCTGGGCTGGGCTTTCAGGAGGTGCTGAACTACTCCTGGTCTTCCCCCGAGGAATGCACCCTGATGCGAGCGCCGGCCCCCACGGTGTTCATGCAGAACCCCCAGACCCCCGACCGCACCGCCCTACGCACTGCTCTCTACCCCGGTCTGCTCAAGAACCTGCAAACTGCCCTGACCCAGGGAGAAGAGGGGCCTTTTCTGCTTTTCGAGGTGGGTAAGGTCTTCAGGCAGGTCGAATCCCTGCACCTGGCGGCTTTGCTGTGCGGTGACCCGGTTCCGGGTCTGTGGCAAAAGGGCCTGGAAGGCAGCTTTTTTGCCCTTAAGGGGCTCCTCGAGGCGGCTGCACACAACCTGGGGAGCCGCGTGCGGGTCGAAAAAGAGACTGTGCCCTACCTGCACCCCGGCATCAGCGGCGCGGTCTGGTGGAACGAGCAAAAGGTGGGGCAGATCGGCGCGCTGCACCCGGCCATTGCCGCGGCGCTGGAGCTGCCGCAGGTGTTCTTGTTCGAACTGACCCTCCCCCTCAGCAAGGGTTCTGGAGGTTTCGTGGATATTGCCAAGTACCCGGCTTCTATGCGCGACCTGGCCGTGGTAGTACCGGACGCCACCCCCTATGCCGAGGTCGAGCGGCTGATTCGTGCGGGCGCTGGGGAATACCTGGAAAAGCTCGAGCTATTCGATGTATACCGGGGCAAGCCCCTCGAGCAAGGGCAAAAAAGCCTGGCCTTCCACCTTACCTTCCGCCACCCCGAGCGCACCCTGACCGACCCGGAGACCGATGGGTTTATGCAAAACATCATCGCCGCGCTCGAGCAAAAAGGTTTTGCCATTCGCCGCTGA
- a CDS encoding NUDIX hydrolase, with translation MRRDLLVAAAILMDRQGRVLLVANDWSRRGRVRYTLPGGMVEAGETVLAAIVREVQEETGLRIKAIQHLAYVVQVEDARKSERTIAMAFRADYEGLLNPKDPDGHIVEARFFTAEEVAVKLDEHRPLLEPLMDYIRGERGRFYAYSSWGGEGTRV, from the coding sequence TTGCGACGTGACCTATTGGTGGCGGCCGCCATCCTGATGGACAGGCAGGGGCGGGTCTTGCTGGTCGCCAACGACTGGAGCCGCCGTGGCCGGGTACGCTATACCCTGCCGGGGGGGATGGTCGAAGCTGGGGAAACCGTGCTGGCCGCCATCGTGCGCGAGGTACAGGAAGAAACCGGCCTGCGCATCAAGGCCATCCAGCACCTGGCCTACGTGGTGCAGGTGGAGGACGCCCGCAAAAGCGAGCGCACCATCGCCATGGCCTTCCGCGCCGATTACGAGGGCCTGCTCAACCCCAAAGACCCCGATGGGCACATCGTGGAGGCCCGCTTCTTTACGGCCGAGGAGGTCGCGGTCAAGCTGGATGAGCACCGGCCCCTGCTGGAGCCCCTCATGGACTATATCCGGGGGGAGCGGGGCCGGTTTTATGCGTACTCGAGCTGGGGCGGCGAGGGCACCCGGGTATAA
- the prfA gene encoding peptide chain release factor 1 has translation MLEKLESLEAEYQALERQLADPAVLTNQSEYQRISKRYAEMGHLVETIRSYKEALTHLAEARELQFDPELGEMAQADIAALEPRIRELEAELELLLLPKDPLDEKNAIVEIRAGTGGEEAALFAAELRDMIMEYARQGGYRVEVLDTSLTDLGGVSKVSFEVTGPGAYGYLKYEAGVHRVQRVPATETQGRIHTSTATVAVMPEAEEVDVQIDPADLEITVSRASGPGGQGVNTTDSAVQVLHKPTGMIVSCMESRSQIKNKEKALSILRSRLLEIKRAEEAARRREDRLAQIGAGERSEKIRTYNFPQSRVTDHRIGFTTHDLEGVLAGDLSKLHEALRKADQERQLEALSAAPKTA, from the coding sequence ATGCTGGAGAAACTTGAGTCCTTAGAAGCCGAGTACCAGGCGCTCGAGCGCCAACTGGCCGACCCGGCGGTGCTCACCAATCAGAGCGAGTATCAGCGCATCAGCAAGCGCTACGCCGAGATGGGCCACCTGGTCGAAACCATTCGTAGCTACAAAGAAGCCCTGACCCACCTGGCGGAGGCCCGCGAACTGCAGTTCGACCCCGAGCTGGGCGAGATGGCCCAGGCCGACATCGCGGCCCTCGAGCCCCGCATCCGCGAGCTGGAAGCCGAGCTCGAGCTGCTGCTGCTGCCCAAAGACCCCCTCGATGAGAAGAACGCCATCGTGGAGATCCGGGCCGGCACCGGGGGCGAGGAGGCCGCGCTGTTTGCCGCCGAGCTGCGCGACATGATCATGGAGTACGCCCGGCAGGGCGGCTACCGGGTCGAAGTCCTGGACACCTCGCTCACCGACCTGGGCGGGGTCTCCAAGGTTTCCTTCGAGGTGACCGGGCCGGGGGCTTATGGCTACCTGAAGTACGAGGCCGGGGTGCACCGGGTGCAGCGGGTGCCCGCCACCGAGACCCAGGGCCGCATCCACACCTCCACCGCCACCGTAGCGGTGATGCCCGAGGCCGAGGAGGTGGATGTCCAGATCGACCCCGCCGACCTCGAGATCACCGTCTCTCGGGCCTCGGGGCCGGGAGGCCAGGGGGTCAACACCACCGACTCCGCGGTGCAGGTTCTGCACAAGCCCACCGGCATGATCGTCTCCTGCATGGAGTCGCGCAGCCAGATCAAAAACAAAGAAAAAGCCCTCTCCATCCTGCGTTCGCGCCTCCTGGAGATCAAGCGGGCCGAGGAAGCCGCCCGCCGCCGGGAAGACCGCCTGGCCCAGATTGGGGCGGGCGAGCGCTCGGAGAAAATCCGCACCTACAACTTCCCCCAGTCGCGCGTGACCGACCACCGCATCGGCTTCACCACCCACGACCTGGAAGGGGTGCTGGCCGGCGACCTCTCCAAGCTGCACGAGGCCCTGCGCAAAGCCGACCAGGAACGGCAGCTCGAGGCTCTGTCCGCCGCACCCAAGACCGCCTAG
- a CDS encoding lysophospholipid acyltransferase family protein → MKHPYAIQPRTPWQRFGVWALQRLGWTAVMAPPPGQKFVLVGYPHTSNWDFLYALLWGMASGTRFRWVGKKELFPPVLGAVMKWLGGIPVDRAKAGGDFVGQVARIFEQHDNLWVVVAAEGTRGRAPYWKSGFYYMALKARVPIALAYIDYRKKEVGVGGYLTPTGDLEADFEQIRAFYQDKVGKDPRKQSPIRLKPKDGEPPA, encoded by the coding sequence ATGAAGCATCCTTACGCAATTCAGCCCCGGACGCCCTGGCAGCGTTTTGGGGTATGGGCCTTGCAACGGCTGGGCTGGACGGCCGTGATGGCCCCGCCTCCCGGCCAGAAGTTCGTGCTGGTGGGCTACCCCCACACCTCCAACTGGGACTTTCTATATGCCTTGCTGTGGGGCATGGCCTCGGGCACCCGCTTTCGCTGGGTGGGCAAGAAAGAGCTCTTTCCGCCGGTGCTGGGCGCGGTAATGAAGTGGCTGGGGGGCATTCCGGTGGATCGGGCCAAGGCAGGCGGCGATTTTGTGGGCCAGGTGGCGCGCATCTTCGAGCAGCACGACAACCTGTGGGTGGTGGTGGCCGCCGAGGGCACCCGCGGCCGCGCCCCCTACTGGAAAAGCGGGTTCTATTACATGGCCCTCAAAGCCCGCGTGCCCATCGCCCTGGCCTACATTGACTACCGCAAGAAAGAGGTGGGGGTGGGCGGCTACCTCACCCCCACGGGCGACCTCGAGGCCGACTTCGAGCAGATCCGGGCCTTTTACCAGGACAAGGTGGGCAAAGACCCCCGCAAACAAAGCCCCATCCGCCTTAAACCCAAAGACGGCGAACCACCCGCCTAA